From the genome of Triticum aestivum cultivar Chinese Spring chromosome 3B, IWGSC CS RefSeq v2.1, whole genome shotgun sequence, one region includes:
- the LOC123069541 gene encoding glycogen synthase kinase-3 homolog MsK-3 yields MASVGVAPSGHKNSSGTSMGAEKLPDQMNDLKIRDDKEVEATIINGKGTETGHIIVTTTGGKNGQPKQTVSYMAERIVGQGSFGIVFQAKCLETGETVAIKKVLQDKRYKNRELQTMRLLDHPNVVALKHCFFSTTEKDELYLNLVLEYVPETVHRVVKHYNKMNQRMPLIYVKLYTYQICRALAYIHGSIGVCHRDIKPQNLLVNPHTHQLKLCDFGSAKVLVKGEPNISYICSRYYRAPELIFGATEYTTAIDIWSAGCVLAELMLGQPLFPGESGVDQLVEIIKVLGTPTREEIKCMNPNYTEFKFPQIKAHPWHKVFHKRMPPEAVDLVSRLLQYSPNLRCTAVEALVHPFFDELRDPGTRLPNGRFLPPLFNFKPNELKGIPADVAAKLIPEHARKQSPHA; encoded by the exons ATGGCTTCAGTAGGCGTTGCTCCCTCTGGGCACAAGAACAGCAGCGGCACCAGCATGGGTGCTGAGAAGCTACCAGATCAGATGAACGATTTGAAGATAAGAGATGATAAG GAAGTGGAAGCTACTATTATTAATGGCAAGGGAACAGAGACTGGACACATAATTGTCACAACTACTGGTGGCAAAAATGGTCAGCCGAAACAG ACCGTGAGCTACATGGCTGAGCGGATTGTTGGTCAAGGTTCATTTGGTATTGTATTCCAG GCTAAATGTTTGGAGACAGGGGAAACTGTTGCCATTAAGAAGGTCCTTCAGGATAAGCGCTACAAGAACCGTGAGCTACAGACCATGCGCCTGCTTGACCACCCAAATGTTGTAGCTCTGAAGCATTGTTTCTTTTCTACAACTGAGAAGGATGAACTGTATCTAAACTTGGTTCTTGAGTATGTGCCTGAGACTGTCCATCGTGTTGTCAAGCATTACAACAAGATGAACCAGCGCATGCCACTAATCTATGTTAAGCTGTATACGTACCAG ATATGTAGGGCTCTGGCTTACATTCATGGCAGCATTGGAGTTTGCCACAGGGATATCAAGCCGCAAAATCTTCTG GTAAACCCACACACTCACCAGCTGAAACTGTGTGACTTTGGGAGTGCAAAAGTTCTTGTTAAGGGAGAACCGAACATATCGTACATTTGTTCCCGATACTATAGGGCTCCAGAGCTCATATTTGGTGCTACCGAGTACACTACAGCCATTGACATTTGGTCTGCTGGATGTGTTCTTGCTGAGCTTATGCTAGGGCAG CCTCTGTTTCCTGGTGAAAGTGGTGTGGACCAGCTTGTTGAAATCATCAAG GTCCTTGGTACTCCTACAAGGGAAGAAATTAAATGCATGAACCCCAATTATACGGAGTTCAAATTCCCACAGATTAAAGCACACCCATGGCACAAG GTATTCCATAAAAGGATGCCACCTGAAGCTGTTGATCTAGTCTCTCGGCTCCTCCAGTACTCGCCCAACCTAAGATGCACTGCT GTGGAGGCACTTGTTCACCCCTTCTTTGATGAGCTTCGGGACCCGGGTACCCGCCTTCCGAATGGCCGCTTTCTGCCTCCTCTTTTTAACTTCAAGCCTAACG AACTGAAAGGAATCCCAGCGGATGTTGCGGCAAAATTGATCCCAGAACACGCGAGAAAGCAGAGCCCCCATGCATGA